In the Polyangiaceae bacterium genome, one interval contains:
- a CDS encoding sigma 54-interacting transcriptional regulator, giving the protein MTTSALVLPDRYLPIACLGQGGGGAVWSVRDRHAGTLAALKVLASDASEREMAALVREAVALSGLEGLGVPRVLAFGRLVDGRPYMVRELVEGQSLQELIEAGTEPMAALEALARAADQLTVVHRSGLLHGDFKPANVIVTPGGSATLVDLGLAAPWREQGTQPEGLTPRYAAPELFQGRPLTVRAEIYALGVALIEALEATEKIAKTARERLEAVAARATESEPSKRFPSADEFAAALRHAAGVGSASGPQEEVTLWPIVGTDATANSLLDAVRKLPRGSCLRVMGPPGSGRSALLRRTAWSLGIEGKPLRWLDEHIAAAPSAVETELGTVDEFAGLTLLVDDADALAEAAWKALESALTAGAKLVVAGGERLGNTAALFEIPPLDASAAADLVRRAIPSLTDSLVDRVVQVSGCRPGELRRVVRALASEAIASQDDIESLLSEEGIVARELPEDPLQRATYFLDRGRYNDARAVLETLDEGDPLGVALARARLCIGLGEAARALELLRAVEKRARSSEDSDAGRTWRLILARAQFGMGEYEQTLALTQPLLDDSGALGSEALAFRGAALSFLGRHDEARADMQKAVERARAAGQPRAEAVALACLGVAYQRADHADDAKDAYQNGVAAAERAGDAGMLATLQLNLAGLLKMQGDIAGAIERFEAALDMGKRSGRRSTMRQALLNLANTDLYLGRLARARSSIEFLGAEKDALPPTQVAQYLGLRAELEAKQGALAESEASYEESARAYEALARYHDAAEARLEGILLASRADVPDVVALRSRFDAASAHLGDSAVHRPLAALCAARIAWLADDESRARARIDEALAASREGGQREWLWRALESRAELEEDGGQPMRARRDREEALAVLEGIAERLPRDLREVYWNDPRRRALRNSVQGELSVAPTAHAPLGILPHPPVGKTLRAGGRTSVSGLTVTPLEQRLARLLEVNAELAGELDLGRLTARITDYAVELSRAERGFVLLLEADGSLSVHASHDRAGDEHAEFSRSIARTVVTKGEPIVSLSAQSDARLQGYASVHQLMLSSVACVPICAPNGEAIGALYVETRTRSAGHFENELPMLRAFADQVAIAIETARLIGENKRRADELSQTNAELEEAQERLRELLGDRTKKLNAARRKLRDARDTLYSHFGYQGLVGTSDAMRRVYALIDRVKDTDVPILITGESGTGKEVVARAIHNASQRSKKRFLGVNCGAIPENLLESELFGNVKGAFTGADRERKGLLREGEGGTVLLDEIGEMPQKMQAGLLRVLQERTVRPVGGTQEEPVDIRLIFATNRELEAMVKQGTFREDLYYRIHVVEVALPALRDRVEDIPQLVDYFLGIFSARYKREKGVVSRAAMRRLAAFAWPGNVRQLEHVLLNAWVLSETAELNVEDLDIPDAMQQQMRERRLSERPPPPSSTAAPPSSTRTAPKSTVSSHRRDERERILKALQACNWNRVKAAQLVGIPRRTFYRRLKEHGIQ; this is encoded by the coding sequence ATGACCACATCCGCGCTGGTATTGCCGGATCGCTACCTGCCCATCGCTTGCCTGGGTCAGGGGGGCGGCGGCGCGGTGTGGTCCGTTCGCGACCGGCACGCGGGGACCCTCGCGGCGCTCAAGGTGCTCGCAAGCGACGCCAGCGAGCGGGAAATGGCGGCGCTGGTGCGAGAAGCGGTCGCACTTTCGGGGCTGGAAGGCCTCGGCGTGCCGCGCGTGCTCGCCTTCGGTCGTCTCGTGGACGGCAGACCCTACATGGTGCGCGAGCTGGTCGAGGGACAGAGCCTGCAGGAGTTGATCGAAGCCGGCACCGAGCCGATGGCTGCCCTCGAAGCGCTGGCGCGTGCCGCGGATCAACTGACCGTCGTGCATCGCTCGGGCCTGCTGCACGGTGACTTCAAACCCGCGAACGTGATCGTCACCCCCGGCGGCAGCGCCACCCTCGTGGACTTGGGGTTGGCGGCTCCTTGGCGTGAACAGGGCACACAACCCGAAGGGCTGACCCCGCGCTACGCAGCACCGGAGCTGTTCCAGGGCCGCCCGCTGACCGTGCGCGCCGAGATCTATGCGCTGGGCGTCGCGCTGATCGAAGCTCTGGAAGCGACCGAGAAGATCGCCAAGACCGCGCGCGAACGCCTGGAAGCGGTGGCCGCTCGCGCGACCGAATCCGAGCCGTCCAAACGCTTTCCCTCGGCCGACGAGTTTGCGGCGGCGCTGCGCCACGCGGCCGGAGTGGGCAGCGCAAGCGGGCCGCAAGAAGAAGTCACCCTCTGGCCCATCGTTGGCACCGACGCGACGGCGAACTCGCTGCTCGACGCCGTGCGCAAGCTCCCGCGCGGTTCCTGCCTGCGCGTCATGGGCCCGCCGGGCTCGGGTCGAAGCGCGCTCTTGCGGCGCACCGCTTGGTCCCTCGGCATCGAAGGCAAACCCCTGCGCTGGTTGGATGAACACATCGCTGCCGCACCGAGCGCCGTCGAGACGGAACTCGGCACCGTCGACGAATTTGCAGGCCTCACCCTGTTGGTTGACGACGCGGATGCGCTTGCAGAGGCGGCGTGGAAAGCGCTCGAGAGCGCGCTGACGGCAGGGGCGAAGCTGGTCGTCGCGGGTGGAGAGCGATTGGGCAACACCGCCGCGCTGTTCGAGATCCCACCCTTGGACGCCAGCGCTGCTGCGGACTTGGTGCGCCGTGCGATCCCGTCACTGACGGACTCACTGGTGGATCGCGTGGTGCAAGTGAGCGGCTGTCGCCCCGGCGAGCTACGCCGCGTGGTGCGTGCGCTCGCCAGCGAGGCCATTGCCTCTCAGGACGACATCGAGAGTCTGCTGAGCGAGGAAGGGATTGTGGCCCGCGAGCTGCCCGAAGATCCCCTGCAGCGCGCGACGTACTTTCTCGACCGCGGTCGCTACAACGACGCTCGCGCTGTGCTCGAAACTCTGGATGAGGGCGACCCGCTGGGCGTCGCCCTCGCCCGCGCGCGGCTGTGCATCGGTCTCGGTGAAGCGGCTCGTGCCCTCGAGCTGTTGCGTGCAGTGGAAAAGCGCGCCCGCTCGTCTGAAGACAGTGATGCTGGGCGCACTTGGCGTCTCATTCTCGCGCGCGCTCAGTTCGGTATGGGCGAGTACGAACAGACTCTCGCCCTGACGCAGCCGCTGCTCGATGACTCGGGCGCGCTTGGCAGCGAAGCCCTCGCCTTTCGCGGCGCCGCGCTGTCTTTCCTGGGCCGGCACGATGAGGCGCGCGCCGACATGCAGAAGGCCGTCGAGCGCGCGCGCGCCGCCGGACAGCCGCGCGCGGAAGCCGTGGCCTTGGCGTGTCTCGGTGTCGCCTATCAGCGCGCCGACCACGCGGACGACGCGAAAGACGCCTACCAGAACGGCGTCGCCGCGGCAGAGCGAGCGGGTGACGCGGGCATGCTGGCGACGCTACAGCTGAACCTCGCGGGCTTGCTGAAGATGCAAGGCGATATCGCTGGCGCGATCGAACGCTTCGAAGCGGCCCTGGACATGGGCAAGCGTTCCGGTCGCAGGTCCACCATGCGCCAAGCGTTGCTCAACCTGGCGAACACCGACCTCTACCTGGGTCGGCTCGCGCGTGCGCGCAGCAGTATCGAGTTCTTGGGAGCAGAGAAGGACGCCCTGCCTCCGACTCAGGTGGCGCAGTACTTGGGGCTCCGTGCCGAGCTGGAGGCGAAGCAGGGCGCTCTCGCCGAGTCCGAAGCATCCTACGAAGAATCGGCGCGGGCCTATGAAGCCCTGGCGCGCTACCACGACGCTGCTGAAGCACGCCTCGAGGGCATCTTGCTCGCGTCGCGGGCGGATGTGCCCGACGTCGTGGCGTTGCGCTCCCGCTTCGATGCGGCCAGCGCGCACCTGGGAGACTCCGCAGTGCATCGGCCCCTGGCCGCGCTCTGTGCCGCCCGCATTGCCTGGCTCGCCGACGACGAGTCGCGAGCGCGCGCGCGTATCGACGAAGCTCTCGCCGCCTCGCGTGAGGGCGGGCAGCGAGAGTGGTTGTGGCGCGCCCTCGAGTCCCGCGCCGAACTGGAAGAAGACGGCGGGCAGCCCATGCGCGCACGTCGCGACCGGGAAGAGGCCTTGGCCGTCCTCGAAGGCATTGCCGAACGACTTCCGCGTGACCTGCGGGAAGTCTATTGGAATGACCCACGCCGCCGCGCGCTACGCAACAGCGTGCAAGGCGAGCTCTCCGTCGCGCCCACGGCTCACGCACCCCTCGGCATCTTGCCCCACCCACCCGTGGGCAAAACTCTGCGCGCGGGTGGCCGCACCAGTGTTTCGGGCTTGACCGTCACGCCTCTGGAGCAGCGCCTGGCCCGGCTGTTGGAGGTCAACGCCGAGCTGGCGGGTGAGCTCGATCTCGGCCGGCTCACTGCGCGCATCACCGACTACGCCGTGGAACTCTCGAGGGCAGAGCGCGGCTTCGTGCTCCTGCTGGAAGCGGACGGCTCCCTCAGCGTGCATGCCTCCCACGACCGCGCGGGCGACGAACACGCGGAGTTCTCGCGCTCCATCGCACGCACCGTGGTCACCAAGGGGGAGCCCATCGTCAGCCTGAGCGCGCAAAGCGACGCTCGACTGCAAGGGTACGCCAGCGTGCATCAGCTGATGCTGAGTTCCGTCGCGTGCGTGCCGATTTGTGCGCCGAACGGTGAAGCGATCGGGGCCCTGTACGTGGAGACGCGCACGCGCTCGGCCGGTCACTTCGAGAACGAGCTGCCCATGTTGCGGGCCTTCGCCGATCAGGTGGCCATCGCCATCGAAACCGCCCGGCTGATCGGCGAGAACAAGCGCCGCGCCGACGAGTTGTCCCAGACCAACGCGGAGCTCGAGGAGGCTCAAGAGCGGCTGCGTGAACTATTGGGCGACCGCACCAAGAAGCTGAACGCTGCGCGTCGCAAGTTGAGGGACGCGCGCGACACGCTCTACAGCCACTTCGGCTATCAGGGGCTGGTTGGCACCAGCGACGCCATGCGACGTGTCTATGCTCTCATCGATCGAGTGAAGGACACTGACGTCCCGATTCTCATCACCGGGGAGAGCGGCACGGGCAAAGAAGTCGTAGCTCGCGCCATTCACAACGCCTCTCAGCGTTCGAAGAAGCGCTTTCTCGGCGTGAATTGTGGCGCGATTCCCGAGAACTTGCTCGAGAGCGAACTCTTCGGCAACGTGAAGGGGGCGTTCACTGGCGCCGACCGCGAGCGCAAGGGTCTCCTCCGCGAAGGGGAGGGGGGCACCGTGCTGCTCGACGAAATCGGTGAGATGCCCCAAAAGATGCAGGCGGGACTGCTGCGCGTGCTTCAAGAGCGCACGGTGCGACCCGTGGGGGGCACCCAAGAAGAGCCGGTGGACATTCGACTCATCTTCGCCACCAATCGCGAGCTAGAGGCGATGGTGAAGCAGGGCACGTTCCGAGAGGACCTGTACTACCGCATTCACGTCGTCGAAGTCGCGCTGCCGGCGCTCCGTGATCGCGTGGAGGACATCCCTCAGCTCGTGGACTACTTTTTGGGGATCTTCTCCGCGCGATACAAGCGCGAGAAAGGCGTCGTGTCTCGGGCGGCCATGCGCCGACTCGCGGCTTTCGCGTGGCCTGGCAACGTGCGGCAACTCGAGCACGTACTGCTGAACGCCTGGGTGCTGTCGGAGACGGCCGAACTGAACGTCGAGGATCTGGACATTCCCGACGCCATGCAACAGCAGATGCGCGAGCGGCGTCTGAGCGAGCGTCCACCGCCACCGAGCTCGACCGCTGCGCCTCCCAGCTCCACCCGCACGGCGCCCAAGAGCACTGTCAGTTCTCATCGTCGCGACGAGCGCGAGCGAATCTTGAAGGCTCTACAAGCCTGCAACTGGAATCGCGTCAAAGCCGCGCAGCTGGTCGGGATCCCGCGTCGCACCTTCTATCGACGCTTGAAAGAGCACGGCATCCAGTAG
- a CDS encoding alpha/beta fold hydrolase has protein sequence MILDTRLVEQAVDLGERALFVKQLLLARGRVPIAMVRKRAAREGENDTPVDALALPTRAAVLLIHGYGQNRYAFHLPSRSFVNHLARAGFDVYNVDLRGRGRSAHLGAERPGTVLDFVHDDVPAALDVIEALNPDVPVFLLGHSLGGIVSYCSAVEESRRVAGVVAMGAPYHFTAGSLWLTLVGAAFLAVDGRLDLPNLAVPARTYGWFVRRARPLVDSRIYPVPLRGFHRGSVEPQVLKEHMALAMDVGSISTMRGMFSWARQAKRGSSDDGLFGYERSFERLDKPLLVISGRYDDLAPPKSVEPAFLRSHSTDKTYREFPFGHVDMLVGREAPRLSWHLIEHWLRARSPALTEAVPSASTNALG, from the coding sequence GTGATCCTGGACACGCGCCTGGTTGAGCAAGCCGTCGACCTCGGTGAACGCGCGCTCTTCGTGAAACAGCTGTTGCTGGCGCGGGGCCGTGTGCCGATCGCGATGGTGCGCAAGCGTGCCGCTCGTGAAGGAGAAAACGACACACCGGTCGACGCGCTGGCGCTGCCGACACGCGCCGCCGTGTTGCTCATTCACGGCTACGGTCAGAACCGCTATGCGTTTCACCTGCCGTCGCGCAGCTTCGTCAACCACCTGGCTCGCGCTGGATTCGACGTCTACAACGTGGATCTGCGGGGTCGCGGGCGCAGCGCACACCTCGGTGCCGAGCGCCCGGGCACGGTGCTCGACTTCGTTCACGACGACGTGCCCGCGGCCCTGGACGTCATCGAAGCACTGAATCCCGACGTGCCGGTGTTTCTCCTCGGCCATTCCCTTGGCGGAATCGTCAGCTACTGTTCCGCCGTCGAAGAGTCCCGGCGCGTCGCCGGAGTGGTGGCGATGGGCGCGCCCTACCATTTCACGGCGGGCTCACTCTGGCTCACCTTGGTGGGCGCTGCGTTCTTGGCCGTCGACGGGAGGTTGGATCTTCCAAACCTCGCCGTACCGGCGCGCACCTACGGCTGGTTCGTGAGACGCGCGCGCCCCCTCGTGGACAGCCGCATCTACCCCGTACCTCTACGCGGATTCCATCGCGGTTCGGTAGAGCCACAGGTACTGAAGGAGCACATGGCGCTGGCGATGGACGTGGGCAGCATTTCCACGATGCGCGGCATGTTCTCCTGGGCGCGACAAGCGAAGCGGGGCAGCAGCGACGACGGACTGTTCGGCTACGAAAGGTCCTTCGAGCGTCTCGACAAGCCGTTGCTGGTGATCTCTGGGCGCTACGACGACCTAGCTCCACCAAAGTCCGTCGAACCGGCGTTTCTGCGCTCGCACTCGACGGACAAGACCTATCGCGAGTTTCCCTTCGGCCACGTCGACATGCTCGTGGGACGCGAGGCCCCGCGTCTCAGCTGGCACCTGATCGAGCACTGGCTGCGCGCCCGCAGCCCAGCGCTGACCGAAGCCGTGCCGTCTGCTTCTACCAACGCCCTGGGCTGA
- a CDS encoding helix-turn-helix transcriptional regulator encodes MNRAGLIAAVEAAYDLGSDDAQWLDLLCQAVARDFQPSLGVMAYFHEAAPSLTQVQSTQHVTRHAPGGASALIRELADGASPEVVRDLYVSGPVSGTMADALPPPMTGRARSIFHHHVGARDTFCVMARVPTGRSVCINLLSRDPLPDSSPQLLERYDRLAAHIAAGLRLRQGVASQEAVLEPDGRCLDASQEAVPLRERLREAVRERERALRSRSDDEAALELWQGLVSGRWSLVDSYEASGRRYVVARENTPRHPDPRSLTPRERQVAALLASASSNKLIAYTLGLSVSTVGDLVASIQRKLGSEGRADLVTLLRALRVSPDEHEA; translated from the coding sequence ATGAACAGAGCTGGGCTGATTGCTGCGGTGGAAGCGGCCTACGACCTGGGTAGCGACGACGCTCAATGGCTCGACCTGTTGTGCCAAGCGGTAGCTCGTGACTTCCAGCCGTCGCTGGGGGTGATGGCATACTTCCACGAAGCCGCACCCAGCTTGACTCAGGTGCAATCGACCCAGCACGTCACACGTCATGCGCCCGGCGGTGCGTCCGCCTTGATTCGCGAGTTGGCAGACGGCGCCTCGCCCGAAGTGGTGCGCGACCTGTACGTCAGCGGCCCCGTGTCCGGAACTATGGCCGATGCGTTGCCGCCTCCGATGACGGGTCGGGCGCGATCCATCTTTCACCACCACGTTGGTGCGCGCGACACGTTCTGCGTCATGGCACGGGTGCCCACGGGACGCTCGGTTTGTATCAATCTGCTTTCGCGCGATCCCTTGCCGGACAGCAGCCCGCAGTTGCTCGAACGCTACGACCGCTTGGCAGCGCACATCGCGGCGGGACTGCGCTTGCGCCAAGGCGTGGCAAGTCAGGAGGCCGTGCTGGAGCCCGACGGGCGCTGCCTGGACGCTTCGCAAGAAGCCGTGCCCCTTCGAGAACGTCTGCGCGAGGCTGTCCGCGAACGAGAACGCGCTTTGCGCTCGCGCTCGGACGACGAAGCAGCCCTCGAGCTGTGGCAAGGACTGGTTTCCGGCCGCTGGTCCTTGGTGGATAGCTACGAAGCGAGCGGACGCCGCTACGTCGTGGCACGAGAGAACACTCCGCGGCACCCAGACCCGCGCAGCCTGACACCCCGCGAACGTCAAGTGGCTGCGCTGCTGGCTTCTGCGAGCAGCAACAAGCTGATCGCGTACACCCTGGGTCTTTCCGTTTCCACCGTGGGCGATCTAGTCGCGAGCATCCAGCGCAAGTTGGGCAGTGAAGGACGGGCGGATCTAGTCACGCTGCTGCGAGCCTTGCGCGTGTCGCCCGACGAGCACGAAGCCTGA